The DNA window GACCCCGACCCCGTCCCCGACGGCACTTGCCTATGCGGAGTTGGCagcggccgccaaccggaggacgttgttggacgcacacaacgccctcatgcagtgtcaggacccggccaaagccgaatacctccaggggatgatcgatgagctgcgccggaagttgggacttttgtagagtagtcaattttttttcatttctaactcgtgtaaaacttttttttaatcaatgtaggatttgccgtttttaatttaatcgtggtgtttttttaattattttgcattgatatatttgaaaatatttaaattaattaacaaaactaTAGTAAAACCTATATGGCGGcctttagggcggcttatagggcgccctaCTGTATGTGGAAGGGTAGGATGATAAAATGTTGACGTGGTGGTGCATAGGGTGGGCTTTAGGGcgtcccttagggcgccccattacTGATGCTCTGAAGTTCATGCTCGGAATGAAGATATTGAAGAATTGAGTTTTAAGGATGATGTTGAgtttattaaaatcaattacTTTACGATTAAAGAATTTTGAGTGTATTAAAGTATTGGAAGCAAGACGTCACCAACTTTGCTAGAATTATCTAGAGCCATCAAGTAAATGCGACATCAaagaaatattaatattattataccTTATTGTGATCCTAAATATCGCACAAATATTATTATACTCTACTATACTATTGGTTAGATTTAACTAGAAGCATGGAGCTAGAATACTCTAGCATGGTGCCGTCGGTAACTTAACCGACTTAAGTTTTCTATAAATAAAGGCATTAGGCTTGAGTAATGAATATACAAAAAAGGTGTGCGTGTGTGCACAAGAGCTGTAGTTCAAAGTTAGAAAGGAAGATAGAGTTTTATAGTGGTGAGGCACTTTGTTTGTGTGTATTTTGCATAATCCTTTTGTGAGAAGTTCTTAATCCCCTTAATTTCCATATTTTATCCTCAAGAGTGTTCCTATATCTTGGGTTAAATATCcaacaaaaatgataaaattcgTCTTCTCACAAGTGATTACTAATGTGATCTCTAATCAAATACCTAAAACTAATCCCAAACATTCTACCAACATAATCCAGAACAGAACCACATAAGGAAGGGAATGGAGTTGGAATTATGTGACGATTGTGGAAATGCCATGCATTGGGATTGATATAATACTTCAATGGCAGACTagttttgttgttatttttgttgttattgAGAATTGGAGAGGCGCCACATTTGTGTATGATTATCATGAAGGTAAATTCATGTCAGCTGATTGAGTATAGAGGTAGCTTAGTTTCACTTTAAAACCCTAATAGTCTTGTGTCTGTTTCActttttagtagtagtatttttgtaGGAATAATATTCTATagaatttcattttgtatattatgATAATGCAGGTAATTGTAAATTTACGAATATGATTCATCTTGATTTTTATCAGGCGTTTTCTatgattttctatttttaagataatgtgtgtttaattaattttaaatagtttgaattttaattgtagttttattatttttcaagtAACGGAAATCTAAACGTATTTCAATTGGTCAAGTCAAACtaattatgatttaaatgaaatttgaaTGTATTTCAAACGGAAGGATGTTagtaaaatactagtataaatcTCAATAATCTCTAATTTCATTATCTTTTATTAGATGAATATTAGATAGCCTTATAAacaaaatgataattttaatttcttattacaaattgagtcatttaaaataaatcaataatatggctccttcatttaatttatatttgcaATGGCATTATTGTTAAATAGGTTAGTTTGAGGTGCAATTTCATGGTCCAAGTATATTGGATGGTTTAAGTGGGACATGgtgatcttttttttttactttatggccactttctttgttttgttaAACTTTAGGAATACACCTCCATTAAGCTATCCTCTTCAAAACCATCTTTAGTCATTACCTAATCACTCTCCCATTTCTTTAATTAAATGCCACgaacacaaactaaaaaagagTATACAACAACAATTGGGATGtttaaaatacaataatttatagtataatttaatgCGACGAACAAAAACTAAAAAGGGGCAAAGAACAAGAAATGGGATTTCTAGAAGACTATAATTCTTAGGGTCGGTTATTCCaagattatgaaaaaaaaaataactttttaGAAGTGGTATTATCTTATCTAGAACTTGGGTGATAATATTTTTAGAATAAAGGTAGAGATATCGATGGGTAGAGTATGAACATTGAAAAGCATTTATAGTGCCAATTTTTATACTCATCCTTATTGTTATATCCCTTTTTGAGTACTTAAGTACCAATCATGTGTTCACATTGCTTATTACTAGTAAAAATTGACATAAAATGGTTATTTAAAAGTAAGAATATATTCTTAGTAAAATATGACATTAAACAAAAAACTACAATTACTACTAACTTATTCGAGTCAAATATcatcataaaataaatatatataaaatgagatttacatttcatttaattgttcaattaatattttttaaaacttatgATCCAAAAAAGGAGACTCCTAATATGGAAGAAATACTCCATGTGTATGTATAATTTAACACCACAAAAACTAGCTGCATATGTATGTACATAACTTCATGTGTTTAGGATTCactaaattttcataaaatcgatcgtatgtattttttaaaatcaagaGTTCAAAATTGTCTAATTAATTTTGCCATTTTCAGTATAGTAGACAGCCATATTTCACggttaaaataatgaaaaaatatatataaaataatttatattattagtgGCATATCCGAAATTTCGTAGAATAAAAGGGGCAATTTCCTGTAAATGTCGTATTATGCTTTACCTTTATTTTGCTTTAtttcatttgtttgtttttcGGCCTTACACCTTTAAACAGTTTTTTGACCGTTGctttttcctctttctctctctctctcaattctcaacacatacacacacactcactCACATACAGCTTCGATCAATCTAGCTAGAAACAACTTTTGCATTGTGGTACGTGTGTTCCCTCATTCCATTCTCATTTCGGAGGCAATTTGTCTCTTTCTAGTTCTTCAAAATCTAGTGTTTATTGGATGAATTGATTCCTGCACATTTCCGTTGCTGAATTGattgaatttgtttttttaatatatatatacacagaGTGGTTTGTTCATAGATTAAACTCTTACTGTTGATTTCTAGCTGCCTTATGTTTTTGCATTTTCGTGAAAACACTTGTGAGATTTCTCTATGTTCTTCACCACCTGTTTGTGAAATTTACTGAAAGAGACTGCGATTCTGTGTTATTGATGTCCATTGGCAGCtgaaaaaaatacaatttttttttatttaatgagacatcatcttctccaataAATCTGATTTTCGACTTTATGTCAGTTTGAATAGGATTCAATGTGCTGTAGAGTTTAGAAGCATTGTTTCCGGCCTTTAGTTTGTTTACTGTTTGCTCATTGCACCTTTACTGATAAAGACTGTCTGCTACACATTAGCACAAATATGCTTTTTTCTAATCCCATAGGTATTCTTGCTTTTGAAGAAACACTAATTTTCTAACTTTGCTTTCCATTCTATCGAGGTAAACTCAATTGAAACCGCAATTTTTGTTACCGTAGtctttgttttctttatttagTGTTTGGCTGGTTGAAAATTCTGGAGCTAGTATGCTTTGAGAACATTGGAAATCATCATTTTGCATCTTGCAATTTATGTTTCTGACTGTTTGGATGGTCGATTGCATTTCCTTTTAGTTTTTACCTTTTCTTGGGATCAAGGTAAAGGATTTTCAAGTCCTTTGATGTTGTTTtgatagattttttttattggtttTCATTGCTTCCTAGTAATTATGATGCATGTATTTGCTTTCTTTTTTCTCAGAGAGAGGAATTTCTTATGAATCTGGTGGGAATAGCAAGAAAGTCGCTTCATTTTGATTTGCATTTCGATTCAAGCCTGAAAAACTCTTAGAGGGGATAGAGTGGTTGAGAGAGGGATAAGCCAAAGCCAAGAGATGGGATGTTCTATATCGAAGTTGGATGATGAAGAGGCGGTCCAGCTTTGTAAAGATCGGAAGAAATTCATTAAACAAGCCGTTGAGCATAGGATGAGATTTGCATCTGGACACATTGCTTATGTCCAAGCCATGAGAAGAGTCTCTGCTGCACTTCGAGAATATATTGATGTGGATGGGCCTCGTGAGTTTACTTTGGATTCATTTGCAACACCGACATTCACACCTGTGAAGAAAACAAATCCCGGTTTCATCTCCATATCACCCAATTCCTTCTCAGTGACGCCAATAAAGTCTGAAACAAAATCGTCTTATAAAATAAACTACTACAGGTCAGGCGGGAATTCTTCTGTTTTGGTCGAGGAGAGACCACCTCATTCGCCAGAAACTCATAGAATAAACTACTACAGGCCTGGCAGGACTTCTTCTGTTTCGGTCGAGGAGAGACCACCTTATTCGCCAGAAACTCATAGAGTTGATGCTTATCCTCCCGTACACCATTTTGGAATGGATAGCATGTTTGCAATGCAGTCCTCTCCCATGAACTCTTCGTTTTTCCAGTATTCTCCTAACAATAGGCCTAACTATCCTCCTCAGTCGCCTCAAACATCTCAGTGGGATTTCTTCTGGAATCCCTTTTCTTCATTAGATTACTATGGGTATCCCACCAGGGGTGCTCTTGATCAGGCAATGCTGGACGATGAGAATGCAGGGTTGCAACAAGTCCGCGAGGAGGAAGGCATACCTGAGTTAGAAGAGGAAACAGAATATGAAGAAATTGATGAAAGGATGAGCAGTAAAGAAGAGAATGTTAAACCCTGCAGCAACTTTGATAGAGAGCATGTTGTTGTAGAAGATGTTAACGATAGCGATAGTGACAGTCATGTTGAAACTGAGACTGAGGAAGAGCAGGAATCGGAGGAACATATGGAAGAACCACCATCTAAAGAACGTGAAACTGTAGAAGTGGCCAAAGCTCAAAATATGCGTCAATTAAGTAAAAAGGAAACAGCTGTTGCTGATGGTGAATCAAAAGAGGAAACACCTGGCTTCACTGTCTATGTAAATAGAAGGCCAACAAGTATGGCAGAAGTTATAAAGGATCTTGAAGATCAATTCACAGCCGCTTGCAATGCGGCTAGTCAGGTGTCTTCCATTTTGGAGGCCAACAGAGCTCAGCACTCACCATCAGCCAACGATGTGACAGGTtcaaaacaatattcaaatatCTTGTAAATTTTTCACTGGAATTTATTGTTGCTTTTATTTGTTCTTTAGTCCAACGTTTGAAAGCATAGTTAAATGTATTCTGCACACcaaatattttagttcatcctGCTATATGTGAAAACTTTGAAGTCCATTATTCGTGATCCATCTATAATTTAAGAAACGATGACTGTGATATGAAGTAATTCTAAGATATTAGTCATAGTTTGTGAGATTAATGCATCAATTTGACTGTAAGCATGTTCATGAGATaatacttttctttcttttgaatgcattaattcttTACTATCAAATGTTATCACAGGCGAACATGTGCTATAAGAAGCTTTACCGAATGTGCATTCACTTGAGTTAGTTTATTTTGATGGCTATGTTAAAGAGTTTACCTTTCTTAATGTGAtacaattggtgataggagttTCCTGTTTTCCTGCACGTCAAGTCACGTGCTTCCTACAAATTTGATGTATAATTTACTCTTTTCCTTGTCTGCAGCTATGAAGCTTTTAAATCCAGTAGCATTATTTAGGTCGGCTTCATCTCGATCATCATCATCAAGATGTTTGGTCAGTGCTTCAACTTCAAGAGATGAAGGCTATGAAAGCAGCAGTGACTTCTCTGACGATTCCTGCATGTTTTCTGGGAGTCACCAGTCGACCTTGGATCGATTGTATGCTTGGGAAAAGAAGCTCTACAATGAAGTTAGGGTATGCATCTGAAACAAAAAAACCACCTAATTATGCTGGGTTCAAAATTTACTGTAGCTATATATCTTCATGAGTTTCCACCAGAAAACACATTGAAATACATCATCTTGCTAGAAGTAGACTTAACGTTGCTTATAAAGATATTAAGCCAAGAATTTACGACATGACCCTAGATGATCATCAGATTTGAAATGAGCAATGCTGCTTCCAGTCGAACTTCCATTCAAAGTATAAAAAGTTTATCAGTCCTTTTCTATGTCCAAGTTTATTGTATTTAGCTAGTATGGACTAATATGAATATGTGCATTATGATATTGCACATCATTTGTATAGACTTACAAGAAGAAACCTCATGCATTAACAATATCACATGTCATCAACTATAAAGCACCAAGTCATACCCGATTTTCCCATTGCTTTATGATCAATTCAGTCTGCTCGTAGTAGTCAACCTGCTTCATATGTTTTTCTTAAGTAAATGTTCAAGCTCAGGCCTTTAGAAGTAGCGGATTATAATTTTTCTATATTCTAAATCACACAATTATTACAATTGCTCTGAAGGTTCAGAATTACAGAAGCTGCTCTGTACTATATCTTTAATGAGTCTATATTCTTCCTTGTACCAAATGAGTAAATtctgtatttgatcacacaggCAGGTGAGCGTGTTCGTAGGGCCTACGAAAAGAAGTGCAATCAACTTAGGAATCAGGACGTGAAAGGCGACGACCCTATTTCTGTGGACAAGACTAGGGCTTCCATAAGAGACCTTGATACACAGATAAAAGTTTCAATACACTCAGTTGAAGCTATATCAAAGAGGATTGAAACTTTACGGGACGAAGAACTGGAGCCTCAGCTCTTAGAATTGGTGCAAGGGTATGTTTCAGAACCCATTCCTTACAATGACTGGTATTGTAATTAAAGAGAATTGCTTCTCAGATTCATTTAGTCAGGTAGTGTAATTTAAGAGAATTTATGCGGCAGTGATGAAGTGAGTACTTAAAACTGCTGAACTAAATTGGCAGGTTAGCAAGGATGTGGAAGGTGATGGGAGAGTGCCATCAACTGCAGAAACGCACCCTTGACGAAGCTAAGATTCTGTTGGCTGGAACACCTTCAAAGCTGTCGGGGTCACGGAGATACACGATAATGTCACCTTCCGAACCACACAGGATGGCGCGCTCTGCAGCCAATCTCGAGACAGAGCTGAGGAACTGGAGGTCCAGCTTCGATACCTGGATTGTTTCTCAACAATCCTACGCGCACGCGCTTAAGGGGTGGCTCCTGCGCTGCGTCCGCTCTGACCCCGACACAACAAAGTTCCCATTCTCCCCTCGGAGGTCCTTACACGCCCCGCCTATGTTCAACATCTGCATCCAATGGTCCAGGTTGCTGGACACCATCCAAGGGGCCCCGGTGCTCGATGGGATGGACTTCTTCGCAGCAGGTGTTGGCTCGTTGTACGCACAGCAGCTGAAGGAGGACTCACGGCGCCAGTCTGGTAGTgcatcgaagaggtttggaggGGAAATGGAGGTGGTGGAGGCAGGGCACTTTGAAGAGGAGGTGGTGACGGCGGAGAAGATGGCTGAGGTGGCCATCAGAGTGCTGTGCGCCGGGATGTCCGTTGCCCTGAGTGCTCTCACGGAGTTCGCTGTCAGCTCAGCGCAGGAATATGCGGAATTGATCAAGCAATGGGAGAATAacaagcagcagcagcagccacaaACAATTCATGGGTCAGAAAAGTAGACAGGAAAAACCAATGTAAATCTTGGAACTAATTGTTAACTAATTATTTGTATTGAAATAGATTAGTTGCTTGCTTTTTTGATCTTTTAGTTCCAAAAAAGAATTAGTTTTGCTCTggagatgaaagtatgaatacCCTTGTTTATACAGTAAAATAGATATAATCACATAATTATTTTGATACCTGTTATACACgctattatttaaaataaaaatctatTACTAATCTCTTTCGTTCATGTTCTGATAGTTTTTCTTTGactgatttaaaataaatatattaatattcaaaataatttagatattttatttatttttttatttttagtgtcACAAATTAAAAAAGGAATATGAAACATCTTTCATAAGACATCTTTAAAAGGAATATGCTACCAAATTTTGGAAAACAATTTCcatattttttagaattatgAGTAGATTTAGCTAGATTCACATTTATTAATTGGCATATATTGCTATCCACTTGTCAATTGGTTGAGCACACAACTCATGTTGATACGTGGCATGTTTATAATAGTGAATACTTTTTTTAAGCTATTTTTAAATTCTACAATATACATCAACCGTAAGATAAAATAACTAatactgaaaatataaaaattccaGTTTATGTTTTGTTGGGTTTTGGTGTGGCTGGACCAACCATCGGCCCAAGTCATTATTGAGggccgaactcgattaagctcggctaacaccgaactcgattaagctcggctaacaccgaactcgattaaccTTCTCCAACACCGAGCTCGATTAGTTTTTCAGTTTTCAGTTTCACATCTTGTTTTTCTCCATATATTCGTGTGATTCAAGAAACTAGATAGAGAAGTGAATACACTTTGTGATTCTTGAGCTAGCTAGGTGAGTGATCCACAATCGAGTTGTTTTCTCCGATTGAGTAGCGAGCTAAGTGATAGTGTGTTGTAATCGCCTTCGTTTGCTTTGTATTCGTAATAATATCGTCCCACATTTGTTCGTGAATCTCGCGTCGATTCTGTATTTGATTcttcaaattggcgccgtctgtgggaaagaaATCGGCGCGATGTCTACGGCGAAATTCGAATTGGAGAAGTTTACGGGCAAGAATGACTTCGGTCtatggagattgaagatgaaggccGTGATGATGCAACAAGGGCTTTGGGAAATCATCAAAAATGGGGAGGCCGACACCGCCAAGGGTGCGGATGAAAAGGTCGATCCAAAGGCTCAAGAACTTCAACAAAAGGCGTATAGCACTCTGATCCTGAGTCTCAGCGATCGAGTCCTGAGGGAGGTTTCGAAGGAGGAGACCGCTGCGGCAGTATGGAGGAAGCTTGAGTCCATCTATATGACGAAGTCTCTTGCAAATCGCCTTCATCTGAAACAGAAGCTTTTCACCTTCCAGATATCAGAGGCGAAGAGCATCTTGGAGCAGCTCGAAGATTTTGGTAAATGCATGGATGATCTGGAGAACATCGATGAGcagatcaagga is part of the Salvia splendens isolate huo1 chromosome 22, SspV2, whole genome shotgun sequence genome and encodes:
- the LOC121787716 gene encoding protein ROLLING AND ERECT LEAF 2-like — protein: MGCSISKLDDEEAVQLCKDRKKFIKQAVEHRMRFASGHIAYVQAMRRVSAALREYIDVDGPREFTLDSFATPTFTPVKKTNPGFISISPNSFSVTPIKSETKSSYKINYYRSGGNSSVLVEERPPHSPETHRINYYRPGRTSSVSVEERPPYSPETHRVDAYPPVHHFGMDSMFAMQSSPMNSSFFQYSPNNRPNYPPQSPQTSQWDFFWNPFSSLDYYGYPTRGALDQAMLDDENAGLQQVREEEGIPELEEETEYEEIDERMSSKEENVKPCSNFDREHVVVEDVNDSDSDSHVETETEEEQESEEHMEEPPSKERETVEVAKAQNMRQLSKKETAVADGESKEETPGFTVYVNRRPTSMAEVIKDLEDQFTAACNAASQVSSILEANRAQHSPSANDVTAMKLLNPVALFRSASSRSSSSRCLVSASTSRDEGYESSSDFSDDSCMFSGSHQSTLDRLYAWEKKLYNEVRAGERVRRAYEKKCNQLRNQDVKGDDPISVDKTRASIRDLDTQIKVSIHSVEAISKRIETLRDEELEPQLLELVQGLARMWKVMGECHQLQKRTLDEAKILLAGTPSKLSGSRRYTIMSPSEPHRMARSAANLETELRNWRSSFDTWIVSQQSYAHALKGWLLRCVRSDPDTTKFPFSPRRSLHAPPMFNICIQWSRLLDTIQGAPVLDGMDFFAAGVGSLYAQQLKEDSRRQSGSASKRFGGEMEVVEAGHFEEEVVTAEKMAEVAIRVLCAGMSVALSALTEFAVSSAQEYAELIKQWENNKQQQQPQTIHGSEK